A genomic region of Pyrus communis chromosome 14, drPyrComm1.1, whole genome shotgun sequence contains the following coding sequences:
- the LOC137714818 gene encoding uncharacterized protein, translating into MDSSIGYATFIASFLLCLSSSPTPFANARASSLIRSVCKQTQDQFGYNYKQCIKSLWKDIPTRSASNLKDLDTAILKLALTNAQQSKAFFVNALNTTDNNIVKGSGAVKQCADSYDFAVDGFAFSMGGIKDNDKSVSQILTQVQDEIVRCGKALTSTEIELPYLVSSTNFLTMLYRDVAFLITSQLFHI; encoded by the coding sequence ATGGACTCATCAATTGGATATGCAACTTTCATTGCATCATTTCTCTTATGTCTCTCATCATCTCCAACACCATTTGCAAATGCAAGAGCGTCTTCATTAATTAGAAGTGTTTGCAAGCAAACCCAAGACCAATTCGGCTACAACTACAAGCAATGCATAAAATCTCTTTGGAAAGATATTCCAACTCGATCAGCATCTAATCTGAAAGATCTTGACACAGCCATTCTTAAATTAGCACTAACAAATGCACAACAAAGCAAAGCTTTCTTTGTCAATGCGCTCAACACCACCGACAACAATATTGTTAAGGGTTCCGGAGCAGTAAAACAATGTGCAGATTCATATGATTTTGCAGTAGACGGTTTCGCTTTCTCAATGGGAGGGATCAAAGATAATGACAAATCGGTCTCCCAAATACTCACacaagtacaagatgaaattgTTCGTTGCGGAAAAGCATTGACCTCCACCGAAATTGAACTTCCCTATTTAGTATCTTCAACGAACTTTTTGACAATGTTATATAGGGATGTTGCATTCCTCATTACTTCCCAGTTATTCCATATCTAG
- the LOC137714823 gene encoding uncharacterized protein encodes MESSIGYATFIASLLLCLSSFPTPFANARASPLIRSVCQQTQDQFGYNYKQCIKSLWKDIPTRSASNLKDLDISILKLALTNAQQSKAFFVNALNSTGNNIVKVSGAVKQCADSYDFAVDGFAFSVGGIKDNDKSVSQILTQVQDEIVRCEKALTSTEIELPYLVSSTNFLTMLYRDVTFLITSQLFPI; translated from the coding sequence ATGGAGTCCTCAATCGGATATGCAACTTTCATTGCATCCTTGCTCTTATGTCTCTCATCGTTTCCAACACCATTTGCAAATGCACGAGCGTCTCCATTAATTAGAAGTGTTTGCCAGCAAACCCAAGACCAATTTGGCTACAACTACAAGCAATGCATAAAATCTCTTTGGAAAGATATTCCAACTCGATCAGCATCTAATCTCAAAGATCTCGACATATCCATTCTTAAATTAGCACTAACAAATGCACAACAAAGCAAAGCTTTCTTTGTCAATGCACTCAACAGCACCGGCAACAATATTGTTAAGGTCTCCGGAGCAGTAAAACAATGTGCAGATTCATATGATTTTGCAGTAGACGGTTTCGCTTTCTCAGTGGGAGGGATCAAAGATAATGACAAATCGGTCTCCCAAATACTCACACAAGTACAAGACGAAATTGTTCGTTGCGAAAAGGCATTGACCTCTACCGAAATTGAACTTCCTTATTTAGTATCTTCGACAAACTTTTTGACCATGTTATATAGGGATGTTACATTCCTCATTACTTCCCAGTTATTCCCTATCTAG
- the LOC137714241 gene encoding uncharacterized protein yields MVALFSDQTNEGRHFRQNIRAYNHAFAFTSMGVHVDERINIGGRGIYTFRAQGALYHKIGGLLPNEGNRPRFLQAYIYDTEHEVENRMCESEVLDRRVVEKIQHMLNNHNPFVHTLRSLGQRQDLPNCKLILKEQPIDWRQYSLPSASQVAAIIIDGDNATIANGRDIVVETISGRLSHVRDYVGFYDPLQYPLLLPYGTYGWDVNSRDDGGRAITCCDYYAYMLQIRHNGSSLLLRGGRLLQQYAVDNYIKIESQKLRWLRSNQATVRADLYKGLEDSLNAGQHNAGSIGRRIILPSSFVGSPRDMYQRYQDAMTLVQRFGKPDLFITMTCNPSWEEIKSQLLAGQTPQDRPDLLTRVFRAKLEQLKEDIIEKGVLGSVVAYAYIIEFQKRGLPHVHMLVVLDENDKINNPDEYDRIVRAEIPNEDVEPQLYNVVLKHMIHGPCGIHNPLSPCMKNGSCKRKFPKPFAPVTVQGNDSYPIYQRRGNRLPVSLNRQGNIMVDNSWVIPYNPWLLLRYDCHINFEICASIKSVKYLYKYVYKGPDRVTVEVQSDPQYDEIKQFQDARWVCAPEALWKIFKFIINRIYPSVERMQIHLPNMHQVQFRADESITNILHDESTRKTMLTEFFTLNHVDAEARHYLYMEIPSHYRWIQAQRKWSKRKNRNKVIGRIYAVSPAEGEKFYLRILLNHVRGPTSFTNLRTVNGVLHPTFKQAAEQRGLLERDDSIRQCLLEASTIQMPSALRRLFVTILVYCAPIGVRGLWDEFCPFMMEDYVSMTNITPTLATNILLRELNILLVQFNKSINEFDLPQMTRGNESSSGMTGCIEDEISICIPQQDLDAIERLNDDQKSVFNIIMGVVQRSDNATFFVDGPGGTGKTYLYRALLASLRRLGHIVLATASSGIAATILPGGRTTHSKFKIPLSLDASSMCSIGKQSNLAKLIQKAKAIIWDEATMTHRHAFEALDRTFRDLTDIDLPFGGKIMIFGGDFRQVLPVIRKGTKSELIQASVVKASFWSQVKILKLKQNMRSINDCEFSEFLLRVGDGNEDVIMDDMVKLPECMVIPWESEHSINQLIAKIFPDLEDHINDATYMVERAVVTPTNEDVDMLNEKIINMFPGLEETMYSFDSVEDDARNLYQPEFLNSISLGGLPPHKLTLKRGAPIMLLRNIDPKLGLCNGTRLLCRGSYRNLIDAEILTGQFAGSRVFLPRIPLKSTDTAGLPFELTRKQFPVKLSFSITINKSQGQTIPHVGIYLPDHVFSHGQLYVALSKGVSKATTTVLVKSGSIVGQQGVFTRNVVYKEVLLHSS; encoded by the exons ATGGTTGCTCTTTTCTCTGACCAAACAAATGAGGGTAGACACTTCAGGCAAAATATTCGAGCTTACAATCATGCATTTGCATTCACTTCAATGGGAGTACACGTGGATGAAAGAATTAATATTGGTGGTCGTGGGATTTACACATTTCGTGCTCAAGGTGCATTATATCATAAGATTGGTGGACTTTTACCAAATGAAGGGAACAGACCGCGATTTTTACAAGCTTATATATATGACACTGAGCATGAAGTTGAAAACCGAATGTGTGAAAGTGAAGTTTTAGATAGACGTGTGGTTGAAAAGATACAACATATGTTGAACAACCATAATCCTTTTGTTCATACATTGCGAAGCCTCGGACAACGCCAAGATTTGCCGAATTGCAAGTTGATCCTAAAAGAGCAACCAATAGATTGGCGTCAGTATAGTCTACCATCAGCATCACAAGTTGCGGCAATTATAATAGATGGAGATAATGCCACAATTGCGAATGGAAGGGATATCGTGGTGGAGACAATTAGTGGAAGACTTTCTCACGTCCGAGACTATGTTGGATTTTATGATCCCTTACAATATCCACTATTGCTGCCTTACGGTACATATGGATGGGATGTTAACAGTCGTGATGATGGTGGAAGAGCAATAACATGTTGCGACTATTATGCTTATATGTTACAG ATACGCCATAATGGATCATCACTTTTGCTTCGAGGTGGACGTCTCTTGCAACAATATGCTGTAGATAACTACATTAAAATTGAATCACAAAAACTTAGATGGTTGCGTTCTAATCAAGCCACAGTTAGAGCGGATCTCTACAAAGGACTTGAAGACTCTCTAAATGCAGGTCAACACAATGCAG gtAGCATCGGGCGTAGAATTATTTTACCATCATCATTTGTTGGAAGCCCACGTGACATGTACCAACGATATCAAGACGCAATGACTTTGGTTCAAAGATTCGGAAAGCCAGATCTTTTTATTACCATGACATGTAACCCAAGTTGGGAAGAAATCAAAAGCCAATTGCTCGCTGGACAAACTCCACAAGATCGTCCTGACTTACTCACTAGAGTATTTCGTGCAAAACTTGAGCAACTAAAAGAAGACATCATTGAAAAGGGGGTATTGGGCAGTGTTGTTGCTTACGCATACATTATTGAGTTTCAGAAACGTGGTCTTCCACATGTGCATATGCTGGTTGTGTTAGATGAAAATGATAAGATCAATAACCCAGATGAGTATGACCGAATTGTTAGAGCTGAAATACCAAATGAAGATGTAGAGCCTCAACTTTATAATGTGGTGTTAAAGCATATGATTCATGGCCCGTGTGGGATTCATAATCCTCTATCTCCATGTATGAAAAATGGGAGTTGTAAGAGAAAGTTTCCCAAACCATTTGCACCAGTCACCGTTCAAGGGAATGATTCGTATCCAATTTATCAAAGGCGAGGAAATCGATTGCCCGTTTCACTTAATCGACAAGGAAACATAATGGTTGATAATAGTTGGGTCATTCCATATAATCCATGGTTGCTATTAAGGTATGATTGTCACATCAATTTCGAAATTTGCGCAAGCATAAAAAGTGTCAAGTACTTATATAAGTATGTTTACAAAGGCCCAGACAGAGTGACAGTTGAAGTGCAATCAGACCCTCAATACGATGAAATAAAGCAGTTTCAGGATGCAAGATGGGTTTGCGCACCAGAGGCATTATGGAAAATATTCAAGTTCATTATTAATCGAATTTATCCATCTGTTGAGCGAATGCAAATACATCTTCCTAATATGCACCAAGTTCAGTTTCGTGCCGATGAAAGCATAACAAATATTCTACATGATGAGAGTACAAGAAAGACAATGTTGACTGAATTTTTTACACTTAATCATGTGGATGCAGAAGCGCGACATTATTTATACATGGAGATACCATCACATTACAGATGGATTCAAGCTCAAAGAAAGTGGTCTAAAAGAAAGAATCGTAACAAGGTTATTGGGCGAATATATGCAGTTTCACCTGCTGAAGGCGAAAAATTTTACCTTCGGATTCTTCTTAATCATGTTAGAGGACCAACATCCTTCACAAACTTGAGAACAGTTAATGGGGTATTGCATCCAACATTTAAGCAGGCAGCAGAACAACGAGGTTTGTTAGAAAGAGATGACAGTATTCGACAATGTTTGTTAGAGGCCTCCACAATTCAGATGCCGTCGGCTTTAAGAAGATTATTCGTCACCATATTGGTATATTGTGCACCAATTGGTGTTCGAGGGTTATGGGATGAGTTCTGTCCATTCATGATGGAAGATTATGTTTCCATGACTAACATAACTCCCACACTTGCTACCAACATACTCTTGCGTGAGTTGAACATACTTTTGGTTCAATTTAACAAGAGTATAAACGAGTTTGATTTGCCCCAAATGACAAGAGGAAATGAATCAAGTTCAGGAATGACCGGATGTATTGAAGATGAAATATCCATATGTATTCCACAACAAGATCTTGATGCAATTGAACGCTTAAATGATGACCAAAAAAGTGTGTTTAACATAATAATGGGTGTAGTTCAACGATCGGATAATGCAACTTTTTTTGTGGATGGTCCCGGTGGAACTGGAAAAACTTACTTATATCGCGCATTGTTAGCAAGCTTGAGAAGGTTGGGGCACATAGTATTAGCAACAGCATCATCTGGAATAGCAGCTACGATATTGCCTGGTGGGAGAACAACACATTCTAAATTCAAGATACCACTTAGTCTCGATGCATCATCGATGTGTTCGATCGGTAAACAATCTAATTTAGCAAAGCTAATACAAAAGGCAAAGGCAATTATTTGGGATGAAGCAACAATGACGCATCGTCATGCATTTGAAGCACTCGATCGAACGTTCAGAGACTTAACAGATATTGACTTACCATTTGGGGGGAAGATAATGATATTTGGGGGAGATTTTCGACAAGTTCTTCCTGTTATCCGAAAAGGAACCAAGTCCGAACTAATCCAAGCAAGTGTTGTTAAGGCATCATTTTGGTCACAAGTAAAGATTTTaaaactcaaacaaaacatgagatCCATAAATGATTGTGAATTTTCAGAATTTTTACTTCGTGTTGGTGATGGGAATGAAGATGTTATTATGGATGATATGGTAAAACTAcctgaatgcatggtgataccATGGGAGAGTGAGCATtccattaatcaattaattgccAAAATCTTCCCTGACTTAGAGGATCATATAAATGATGCAACCTACATGGTGGAAAGGGCAGTGGTAACTCCTACAAATGAAGACGTTGATATGTTGAATGAAAAGATAATCAATATGTTTCCGGGTTTAGAAGAGACAATGTATTCATTTGATTCAGTTGAGGATGACGCAAGGAATTTGTATCAGCCAGAGTTCTTGAATTCAATCTCACTTGGTGGTTTGCCTCCGCACAAGTTAACTCTGAAAAGAGGTGCTCCAATCATGCTTTTAAGAAATATTGATCCGAAATTGGGATTGTGTAATGGTACAAGATTATTGTGTCGTGGTTCTTACCGAAATCTTATTGATGCTGAAATTCTAACTGGACAATTTGCCGGATCCAGAGTTTTCTTACCAAGAATCCCTCTCAAAAGTACTGATACTGCTGGGCTTCCATTTGAACTTACAAGAAAGCAATTTCCAGTGAAACTAAGTTTCTCCATCACTATAAACAAATCTCAAGGTCAGACAATACCACATGTTGGCATTTACCTTCCAGATCATGTCTTCAGCCATGGACAATTATATGTGGCTTTATCGAAGGGGGTCTCAAAGGCAACCACAACCGTGTTAGTAAAAAGTGGCTCCATAGTAGGCCAACAAGGTGTATTTACACGAAATGTAGTATACAAAGAAGTCTTGCTTCATTCCAGCTAA
- the LOC137714821 gene encoding uncharacterized protein — MDSSIGYVTFIASLLLCLSSSPTPFANARASSLVRSVCKQTQDQFGYNYKKCVKSLWKDIPTRSASNLKDLDTAILKLALTNAQQSKAFFVNTLNTTNNDIVKGSGAVKQCADSYDFAVDGFAFSIGGIKDNDKSVSQILTQVQDEIVRCGKALTSTEIELPYLVSSTNFLTMLYRDVAFLITSQLFHI, encoded by the coding sequence ATGGATTCCTCAATCGGATATGTAACCTTCATTGCATCATTGCTCTTATGTCTCTCATCGTCTCCAACACCATTTGCAAATGCAAGAGCATCTTCATTAGTTAGAAGTGTTTGCAAGCAAACCCAAGACCAATTCGGCTACAACTACAAGAAATGCGTAAAATCTCTTTGGAAAGATATTCCAACTCGATCAGCATCTAATTTGAAAGATCTTGACACAGCCATTCTTAAATTAGCACTAACAAATGCACAACAAAGCAAAGCTTTCTTTGTCAATACGCTCAACACCACCAACAACGATATTGTTAAGGGCTCCGGAGCAGTAAAACAATGTGCAGATTCATATGATTTTGCAGTAGACGGTTTTGCTTTCTCAATCGGAGGGATCAAAGATAATGACAAATCGGTCTCCCAAATACTCACacaagtacaagatgaaatcGTTCGTTGCGGAAAAGCATTGACCTCTACCGAAATTGAACTTCCCTATTTAGTATCTTCGACGAACTTTTTGACCATGTTATATAGGGATGTTGCATTCCTCATTACTTCCCAGTTATTCCATATATAG